A genomic region of Stenotrophomonas sp. NA06056 contains the following coding sequences:
- the phaE gene encoding class III poly(R)-hydroxyalkanoic acid synthase subunit PhaE, whose product MTNSANDAGSSDFENLARQYFGAWGDALRHATVPGAPAGDDPGSWKRLFDWWGQLLPETGAVAPEEAVRRFREQAGSWYGTMQEVAARFAGRDASSAEVAQAWREAVKGQGDGMLRWMLQGARGSTHAGAAPPEFTAWFQQLQTLAGPWLQSPAFGPGREHQARWQALLRAQEEYQYHSQAYVEQIKQALEEAFDLFEQRLAEHEQPGSQLTSARAMFDLWIEVAEEAYAKVAMSAPFQQIYAALGNAQMRLRAGLQREVEQMSERIGLPTRTEMDAAHRRIAELERNLRRLQAQVAALAGTDAVDPVAQPAPARVKPVARKPAAKKTAAKKAPAKKTAAKKAPAKKATSRTTTRRS is encoded by the coding sequence CCATGCGACTGTGCCGGGAGCGCCTGCTGGCGACGACCCGGGCAGCTGGAAGCGCCTGTTCGACTGGTGGGGGCAACTGCTGCCCGAGACCGGTGCGGTCGCGCCGGAAGAGGCCGTGCGGCGGTTCCGCGAACAGGCAGGCAGCTGGTACGGCACCATGCAGGAAGTGGCTGCACGCTTTGCCGGCCGCGATGCCAGCAGTGCCGAGGTGGCCCAGGCCTGGCGTGAAGCAGTGAAGGGGCAGGGTGACGGCATGCTGCGATGGATGCTGCAGGGAGCCCGAGGCAGCACCCATGCCGGCGCTGCTCCGCCAGAGTTCACCGCGTGGTTCCAGCAGTTGCAGACGCTGGCCGGTCCTTGGCTGCAGAGCCCGGCGTTCGGGCCCGGCCGCGAGCACCAGGCGCGGTGGCAGGCCCTGCTGCGCGCCCAGGAGGAGTACCAGTATCACTCGCAGGCCTATGTCGAGCAGATCAAGCAGGCGCTGGAAGAAGCGTTCGACCTGTTCGAGCAGCGTCTGGCCGAGCATGAGCAACCGGGCAGCCAGCTGACCAGCGCGCGGGCGATGTTCGATCTGTGGATCGAAGTGGCCGAGGAGGCTTACGCCAAGGTCGCCATGTCTGCCCCTTTCCAGCAGATCTATGCCGCGCTGGGCAATGCGCAGATGCGCCTGCGCGCGGGGCTGCAACGCGAGGTGGAACAGATGAGTGAACGCATCGGCCTGCCGACCCGCACCGAGATGGATGCCGCCCACCGCCGTATCGCCGAGCTTGAGCGCAATCTGCGCCGGCTGCAGGCCCAGGTGGCGGCGCTTGCGGGTACCGACGCGGTTGATCCGGTGGCGCAGCCCGCGCCTGCCAGGGTGAAGCCCGTGGCGCGCAAGCCTGCTGCGAAGAAAACAGCTGCGAAGAAGGCGCCAGCGAAGAAAACTGCCGCGAAGAAGGCGCCAGCGAAGAAGGCCACCTCCCGCACCACCACGCGGAGGTCGTAA